One genomic region from Candidatus Methylomirabilota bacterium encodes:
- a CDS encoding PilZ domain-containing protein, whose amino-acid sequence MQQPTERRHRRIEVFLPAQCTVFAPQVPQGPMEGKTRSLSPGGAMLLLPAPLPLHTRLMVRLGEGPDLRSRVVWAGHVFRTHLGAVRAHGIAFTRDLDASALKQILSAARKQNRLRIPARFPVAYDNLEKHGRGTCFNLSHTGMFIGTTDLVCPGEELIVRVAAPGIRDSFSLWSRIMWTNPLEGGNFFPAGMGVRFLELGPAEATHLSTLLEDLRSKTAPLGPGSG is encoded by the coding sequence GAAGTCTTCCTGCCTGCCCAGTGCACCGTCTTCGCCCCGCAAGTTCCCCAGGGGCCCATGGAGGGCAAAACCCGCTCTCTCAGTCCTGGAGGCGCAATGCTCTTACTCCCGGCTCCCCTGCCGCTCCATACACGGCTGATGGTTCGCTTGGGGGAGGGGCCTGACTTACGGAGTCGAGTAGTATGGGCCGGTCACGTCTTTCGGACGCATCTGGGAGCGGTCCGAGCACATGGGATCGCCTTCACCCGGGATCTCGATGCCTCGGCTCTCAAGCAAATCCTCAGCGCTGCGCGAAAACAAAACCGTCTGAGGATCCCCGCCCGTTTTCCGGTGGCTTATGACAATCTGGAGAAACATGGGAGGGGGACTTGTTTCAACCTGAGCCACACTGGGATGTTCATTGGTACGACCGATCTGGTCTGTCCTGGGGAAGAGTTGATCGTACGCGTGGCCGCCCCAGGGATTCGTGACTCTTTCTCGCTGTGGAGTCGGATCATGTGGACCAACCCGCTCGAAGGGGGAAACTTTTTCCCCGCCGGGATGGGAGTTCGATTCTTGGAATTAGGACCGGCCGAGGCCACACACCTTTCGACGCTGCTCGAAGATCTCCGTTCCAAGACCGCCCCTCTTGGTCCCGGATCCGGCTAA